One Setaria italica strain Yugu1 chromosome I, Setaria_italica_v2.0, whole genome shotgun sequence DNA window includes the following coding sequences:
- the LOC101758164 gene encoding RNA polymerase-associated protein LEO1-like, giving the protein MNRNMFCKLYEAAPKTVGQMMQLVNTQCDTEEVAAPEVLTAEADPARPITLLREEFDDTLNAPCPFNKDAHHNLRDCTVLKKELGTPMEYKRPRRNDYRRDDNHRDYHHHDDYDHRSDRHRDDCYHDDRDHRRDDRDDHRRDDHDDHDNRRCDDRDDRHKGESHYQPNRDTHRPGTD; this is encoded by the exons ATGAACCGCAATATGTTCTGCAAGCTGTATGAGGCTGCTCCTAAGACCGTCGGGCAAATGATGCAACTCGTCAACACCCAGTGCGACACAGAGGAGGTGGC GGCCCCCGAGGTCCTCACTGCGGAAGCCGACCCCGCCAGGCCAATCACTCTCCTCCGAGAAGAGTTTGACGACACCCTCAACGCTCCGTGCCCCTTCAATAAGGATGCACATCATAATCTTCGGGACTgcacagtcctcaagaaagagcttggCACCCCAATGGAGTACAAGCGACCTCGCCGCAACGACTATCGCAGGGACGACAACCATCGCGACTACCACCACCACGATGACTATGATCACCGTAGCGACCGTCACCGTGATGACTGCTACCATGACGACCGTGACCACCGCCGTGACGATCGCGACGACCACCGCCGCGATGACCATGATGACCATGACAACCGCCGATGCGATGACCGCGATGACCGGCACAAAGGGGAGAGCCACTACCAGCCAAACCGAGACACCCACCGGCCTGGCACCGACTAG